The Bombus huntii isolate Logan2020A chromosome 2, iyBomHunt1.1, whole genome shotgun sequence genomic interval AATATGTATAATCATCGTAATCTCATCATAGTGTTAGTAAAATTCCTGTTGCGAATTATCGACTAAACAAGAACCGGTCGGGTCAAACCGATCGGTCGATACCGCGTACCTCGAATGACTTAACGCTCAAGGTGGAGGAGGTTTAATAGATCGAATGTTAGACTAATCTAGCACTGTATTTGCATTTATTGTATAAAAGTAAAGCGTGATGTTATGAACACGGCGATGGTGGAATCTTGTTGGGAGTGAAGTATTTCACCCATACAGTACGATGTCTGATGATGAACTGCCCTAGTATGTTGCTGATTTTCCCCACCAGCCGCTGGGTCTCGTGCCTTCCCGACTGAGGTTTTTTGCCTGATCTCAGAGTCATTAGGTTTACAGCTCGGGGAAGACATATAATTCGGAAATTCCTAAAGAAGGTATAGGGCCTGTCCGAGCCGTAAACGGACGGCTACTCAAAATTCCgaacaatttcaaaatgttttatataacgcACATGATACACGAAAGTTTTCTATGATAAATGtcgaaatactttcgtgagctaTCATATACGTTTCGATGTTACGATTGACggcaagaagaagaaaattccgCAAACCGCGTGACACAATCGCTGAGAATCGTTTACACTGTGGAATTGGAAGATTGACACTATCTACCTACGACGTCCGATTAACCTGACCTCAAACAATCGAGGTTCACCTCGGCGGACGTATACGTAGCTAAACAGAGTGTTACAGAATAATTTAGACTGCAATGCAGATTTTCATGCAACCAGCAAATACGAACTATTCCCACTCGCGTGCCAAATCCGTAAAACTTGATGACGAGTATATCTAGTCGAATATTTTGTTTCCGATCGATCGACTTGGTGATACTCGAGAGATTGTATTGGATTTTTGTAATTTAGTCAGAGGAATCAAGATCATGATTTAAAATTGGCATCTTAAAGTCCATATAATCTCGTCCATAAAGTCCATCTCGTATATTATTTTGCAAATTCCTTAGGCTATTTACAATAATGATTTCATAATGGCAACTAATCATATTTTTAGAAGTATTTTACATATTCCTACTAGTGTGTACTTGTATGAAAGAATTtgcaaatataaatacatcAGCATTAATTACAGCGTAGATGTAATCAACACAACAATTTATATTGTTGATATGAAACTAATAACATCCCACGTTTATTGCCTACGTGTACCGTATTACGGAAAACGTAAATCCCGTTTCACACGTAGCATGCAATGATAAATATTGGCACACGATAACCACCTAAGGTCAAGTGGACAATTGCTTTGCACGTACCATCAATTCCAATTCCTTTTCCTTACCGCATGTGTCAAACATTGACACATAACACAACTTCCATAAAATGTCCTTCTTGTATCAAATCCAAACCTAATATTTCTTACTGCGCATCCAACAGAGAAATTGttacaaagaaaaatttgttatatcgaaacataaaagaaaaataagacgCTAAATCTTATTTCCGTATTACAGTTACGTCTATCCGTCCATGGATGAACTGGCTGAACAGTTGCTCTTCGTACTGGGCTATTTTGGCCTGAAATCCGTAATCGGTTTTGGAGTCGGCGCCGGGGCCAACATACTAGCGAGATTCGCACTTGCTCATCCGGAGAAGGTTAATGCTCTGTGCTTGATAAACTGCGTGTCGACGCAGGCAGGTTGGATCGAATGGGGCTACCAGAAGCTGAACGTTCGTCATTTGAGGTCACAGGGCATGACCCAGGGTGTATTGGACTATCTGATGTGGCATCACTTTGGCAGGGTGAGAACATACATTCGCATATTTAAACACACTAACTATAGAAATTACACATTCTTTCAACGAGAGAGGCAGGCTATTACTTTTCAAATCCCTCGACGGTACtgtttattttctaataaatagtaaataataataataaatagtattactatttactactactactagtagtagtaataatagtaaatttctagtaaatctaataaaatattagataATAGACTCTAACGAAATTGATGTTGAATTTAATATTGTGTTGAGAATGTATAATTACATGTTTTCcaatattattcattatagacttttttttctaatatcGACAAACAGATCAATTAAACGAGAAGGTCTTAGCAATAAATTTCTAGCACGAAATAGCACGATACGCGTATATAAGAGAATAGGCGATAGCCTGGATGACCCACAAAGTTTCATCAAGGCAAGTTAGTTTAAGCAACGTTCACACGGAAACGTAGATCGATAAATTATTGACGAAATCGAGTATGCCGAAGGCTTATTCTATCGAGTGTTTCCAAGCAACGTAGGAAATTGGATCAGTGTTCAACGACAATTCCGTCGCTCTTATTATGCAACACGTAGCTCCTTAACGGAGTTACCACATATATGTAGgtatcgtaaaaaaaaaaaaaataatggaaGTAGATCGTGTTTATGGTGTAAACATTCGACacaacgaagaaaaaaattgtCAGAGATTCAGGAAGTATCacgtataaaatttgtttcaggGTACGGAGGAAAGAAACCACGACCTCGTCCAAGTGTACAAGAACTATTTTGAGCGTCGTGTAAATCCAACGAATCTAGCGCTATTAATCGACAGCTACGTTCGTCGTACAGATCTGAACATCACGAGGGAATTAGACCCGACGCGTAAGAAGGAAGGTCTGACGCTCGGTGTACCTGTGATGAATATCACCGGTGCTTTGAGCCCACACGTCGACGACACCGTCACGTTAAATGGACGATTAGATCCGATGAACAGCTCTTGGATGAAGGTAAGAGACATTTGCAATATTAATCACCCTCTGTGCTAAGAGACTGTACACATTTGGAGTTTAATTCCGCGGAGAGAGCTTTCATCAGGAATTTCGTGAAGTTGACTTAAAATTCACCTGATAACGTTTTCTCAATGAACTTTTAATTGCGAATTATTTTTAGCAAAATAATTCAAATGTACACAAATATaatatctttcttttactaTTATGCTATTTCGCATACCTACTACTGTTAATGGAAATtcaaatggaaaatatttttacaaaaaacaTTAATATCCTTTTACATGGATTATCATTGTTCCTTTGCTACTGTGAATACTGTCGCAACGTTAGATGTAACAGTGAAAGAGATTAGCTATATCGTTAACTAGATAATACCAACTAATTTAATTTGTCCAATTGACAGATTTCTGATTGCGGAATGGTACTGGAGGAGCAACCGGGCAAAGTAAGCGAGGCTTTCCGACTGTTTCTGCAGGGCGAAGGATATGGTAAGTGAGCGCCCTGACGAACCACGCTTTAGACTTTAATTATCAAATTGTCAAATGGTTATTCTCATCGATCTTCATCGGTATAAACGAATTTCGCTCGCGCCATGCTATTTTGCAAAAGAGCACGCGACCGCCTGATAAAACTAATACTAGTTCCCATTGATTGAtatgttaaaataaaactGGTAGTAAAATTCGAGTTAATGCTCGTTCTTTACAACCTTTACGACACGTAAATAAGAGACAACATTATTGGTTGTTTAACATTCCAAACAATGGATTAGCGTTAATGATTTCATGAAGACGTTCGCGTGCTCTCTTGCGTAACGATACGCGGAAATGAGAACGCAAGTGTCGTAAATCGTGAATATTCGTAGGCTTAAGTTCGTTAAATCGATTGCTACAATTTGACGAGTATCGGTATTTTTGGCCTATATACACGTATACCCGAATAAAAGCCAACACAACTAACGAGTTATATacaaaaacgaaagaaacgtttTATGATAAGCTGACCGAACGGATAATCTCTCATCGCGACGTTCCCGACTTCGGTAGTATGCGATCCAATAACGAAGTAACGCTTGTAAATGAAGTCATCCTCGACCACTTTGCCTTGGAACTCGCTAGACTGGTGCGGAAGTCGGTTTAAGCTGCATTTAGCTGTAGCGAGCAACGTTGTTTCTGTTCCCCCACCTTTAAATAGAAACGATTTTGTCGCAGACTTTTCTCTTTCTGACGTAGACGTTATCTATCGTGCAATCATATTCGAAGTAACTTGACGTTCGCCAAtatcgtaaatatttttatcgcttcATTGAAAACGCATAATAAGCGAATACAAAATGTGTTATCACCCCTTTAAACGATTAACGCTAATTACGCGAGTAATTGAagtttattattctttttggCTTCTTGATCACAGAAACACGATGGCACTTATCACATAACACAACGCTTTTACCACTACTATCGCCCAGTTAATATGCAACAGAACAGAAAGAAATAAGGTGTATTTATCGCGTGAATACAGTACTTCGCCGATGATACTACGCCTCGCCTATTCCTTCTAATTATTATCCAACTCCTTTTTACATTATCGATTCGCTTAAAACAAAGactatgaatttattatttattttacatggTAGGTATCTGCGAATATTAGCCAAGTACGCCCGAGTTgttctaattaaattaattaattgttccTATCGTGATGattatcgttaattaattgTTGTTGTTACGATCGTCTCTGTTATACGAATAGAGTTTTCATGTACGAATGGCGCGATGCCAAGATGTTGTTAATCCTTGATGCATTAAGGATCGATTACGTGAAACGTTTTAAATCTcttcaaaaaataattctcAAATCGCTTTTTATTTAAACCATCGCATCGAATAAACCATTTtgatctctctctctctctctctatctctctctctctctctctctctctgtctaaCGATCTCACCAGCATCCTTGCTACATCGAGATTTAACAACGTCTTCGATCATGTACTTTCCTTCGTTGGAAAGCCACTGGCTCGACttgataaataaaaagagGTTTGAAAAAGGATTACGTTGAATTCATCACTTTAGTCTCACCACCATTTGTCATTTAT includes:
- the LOC126878288 gene encoding protein NDRG3 isoform X7, with the translated sequence MPTAATPEKSALLGTMPSDSMDDIELKNIQLQFPPLRCLSRDDSSVREERVETDKGSLLVAVQGNRAKPAILTYHDLGLNYISSFQAFFNYIDMRVLLENFCVYHVNAPGQEEGAPTLPEDYVYPSMDELAEQLLFVLGYFGLKSVIGFGVGAGANILARFALAHPEKVNALCLINCVSTQAGWIEWGYQKLNVRHLRSQGMTQGVLDYLMWHHFGRGTEERNHDLVQVYKNYFERRVNPTNLALLIDSYVRRTDLNITRELDPTRKKEGLTLGVPVMNITGALSPHVDDTVTLNGRLDPMNSSWMKISDCGMVLEEQPGKVSEAFRLFLQGEGYVVRSPRKPMTPTTPEVAPLSPLKMADYRLASLEGLNHVCSKKIDWPTATIHITENPISEAVVC
- the LOC126878288 gene encoding protein NDRG3 isoform X6 produces the protein MPSDSMDDIELKNIQLQFPPLRCLSRDDSSVREERVETDKGSLLVAVQGNRAKPAILTYHDLGLNYISSFQAFFNYIDMRVLLENFCVYHVNAPGQEEGAPTLPEDYVYPSMDELAEQLLFVLGYFGLKSVIGFGVGAGANILARFALAHPEKVNALCLINCVSTQAGWIEWGYQKLNVRHLRSQGMTQGVLDYLMWHHFGRGTEERNHDLVQVYKNYFERRVNPTNLALLIDSYVRRTDLNITRELDPTRKKEGLTLGVPVMNITGALSPHVDDTVTLNGRLDPMNSSWMKISDCGMVLEEQPGKVSEAFRLFLQGEGYVVRSPRKPMTPTTPEVAPLSPLKMADYRLASLEGLNHVCSKKIDWPTATIHITENPISEAVVC